Proteins co-encoded in one Ponticoccus alexandrii genomic window:
- the lgt gene encoding prolipoprotein diacylglyceryl transferase — translation MIAAIPFPDLSSEIFSISLFGLEFALRWYALAYIAGIVLGWWLAVRCLRRPALWHADTPPMTPKQAEDLLTWVILGIIAGGRLGFVLFYMPGYYLSNPLEIPMIWTGGMSFHGGLLGVVVAVAVFCWRNGIAPAPTADMMALATPPGLLLGRLANFVNAELWGRPSDLPWAVIFPGQRAQDCGQPAGELCARHPSQLYEAGLEGLVLGLAIWFLVRRGWLKTPGAVAGVFFAGYGLARFFVEFFRQPDAQFQTPGNPLGLALHVNGYGLTMGQVLTLPMILGGLALVLWARRRMATPVTP, via the coding sequence ATGATCGCCGCCATCCCCTTCCCCGACCTTTCGTCCGAGATCTTCTCGATCAGCCTCTTCGGGCTGGAGTTCGCGCTGCGTTGGTACGCCCTGGCCTATATCGCGGGCATCGTGCTGGGCTGGTGGCTGGCGGTGCGCTGCCTGCGGCGGCCCGCGCTCTGGCACGCGGACACGCCGCCGATGACCCCCAAGCAGGCCGAAGACCTGCTGACCTGGGTCATCCTCGGCATCATCGCGGGCGGGCGGCTTGGCTTCGTGCTGTTCTACATGCCCGGCTACTACCTGTCGAACCCGCTGGAGATCCCGATGATCTGGACCGGCGGCATGTCCTTCCATGGCGGGCTTCTGGGTGTCGTCGTCGCCGTGGCGGTGTTTTGCTGGCGCAACGGCATCGCGCCCGCGCCCACCGCCGACATGATGGCGCTTGCGACCCCGCCCGGCCTGCTGCTGGGACGACTGGCCAACTTCGTAAACGCCGAGCTTTGGGGCCGCCCGTCGGACCTGCCCTGGGCGGTGATCTTTCCCGGCCAGCGCGCGCAGGACTGCGGCCAGCCCGCCGGAGAGCTTTGCGCGCGGCACCCCTCGCAGCTGTACGAGGCCGGGCTGGAAGGGCTGGTGCTGGGACTGGCGATCTGGTTCCTCGTGCGGCGCGGCTGGCTGAAGACGCCCGGCGCCGTGGCGGGCGTGTTCTTCGCCGGCTACGGGCTCGCGCGCTTCTTCGTAGAGTTCTTCCGCCAGCCGGACGCGCAGTTCCAGACCCCGGGCAACCCGCTGGGCCTTGCGCTGCATGTGAACGGCTACGGGCTGACCATGGGGCAGGTTCTGACGCTGCCGATGATTCTCGGCGGTCTCGCCCTCGTGCTCTGGGCGCGCCGGAGGATGGCGACGCCGGTCACCCCATGA
- a CDS encoding class I SAM-dependent methyltransferase: MTPLGALLSRQIAATGPMTLADYMAACLLHPEHGYYATRNPLGAAGDFTTAPEISQMFGEMLGLCLAQAWMDQGAPAPFVLAELGPGRGTLMADILRATARVPGFHDAFRLHLVEASPPLRAEQAARLQGQAPTWHETAESLPEGPLFLIANEFFDALPIRQFLRNDGGWRERMVGLTDGALALGLAAATPVAALDHRLADTVAGHLVETCAPAATLAQEIGARIARNGGAALVIDYGGWRSFGDTFQALKDHRPADPFAAPGAADLTAHVDFEALARAAAPARATQMTPQGVFLERLGITVRAEALARGLSGPALHSHVAAHRRLTHPDEMGSLFKVMALFPDGAPPPPGLEPRVSHDDP; encoded by the coding sequence ATGACGCCCCTTGGCGCGCTGCTGTCCCGGCAGATCGCGGCGACCGGGCCGATGACGCTGGCGGACTACATGGCCGCCTGCCTGCTGCACCCCGAGCACGGCTATTACGCCACCCGCAACCCGCTTGGCGCCGCCGGGGATTTCACCACCGCGCCCGAGATCAGCCAGATGTTCGGAGAGATGCTGGGGCTCTGCCTTGCGCAGGCCTGGATGGATCAGGGTGCCCCCGCCCCCTTCGTACTGGCCGAGCTGGGCCCCGGGCGCGGCACGCTGATGGCCGACATCCTGCGGGCCACCGCGCGCGTGCCCGGTTTTCACGACGCCTTTCGGCTGCATCTGGTCGAGGCCTCGCCGCCGCTGCGCGCCGAACAGGCCGCGCGCCTGCAGGGCCAGGCACCCACCTGGCACGAGACCGCAGAAAGCCTGCCCGAGGGGCCGCTTTTCCTGATCGCGAACGAGTTCTTCGACGCGCTGCCGATCCGGCAGTTCCTGCGCAACGACGGCGGCTGGCGCGAACGCATGGTCGGCCTGACGGACGGCGCGCTGGCGCTGGGGCTGGCCGCTGCCACCCCGGTCGCCGCGCTGGATCACCGGCTGGCGGATACCGTCGCGGGGCATCTGGTGGAAACCTGCGCCCCCGCCGCCACGCTGGCACAGGAGATCGGCGCCCGGATCGCCCGTAACGGTGGCGCCGCGCTGGTGATCGACTATGGCGGCTGGCGCTCTTTCGGGGACACCTTTCAGGCCCTGAAGGACCACCGCCCCGCCGATCCCTTCGCCGCCCCCGGCGCCGCCGACCTGACCGCCCATGTGGACTTCGAGGCGCTGGCCCGTGCCGCCGCGCCCGCCCGGGCCACGCAGATGACGCCGCAGGGCGTCTTTCTGGAACGGCTCGGGATCACCGTGCGGGCCGAGGCGCTGGCGCGAGGGCTCAGCGGTCCCGCGCTGCACAGTCATGTCGCCGCACATCGCCGGTTGACGCACCCCGATGAAATGGGGTCACTGTTCAAGGTAATGGCCCTGTTTCCCGACGGGGCTCCACCGCCACCCGGACTGGAGCCGCGCGTATCGCACGATGACCCTTGA
- a CDS encoding ribonuclease E inhibitor RraB encodes MAHDFDAQRAETQRAYREMRDEGDLPEVADVDYFLVPEADGADWRPLAEALSLEGFDCEWVEPGAEEDADGPYLVATLPDQLISAEGIWIGEEIAARAALGHGFAPDGWGLLSD; translated from the coding sequence ATGGCCCACGACTTCGACGCACAGCGTGCCGAGACGCAAAGGGCCTACCGCGAGATGCGCGACGAGGGCGACCTGCCCGAGGTCGCGGACGTCGATTACTTCCTTGTCCCTGAGGCCGACGGCGCCGACTGGCGCCCGCTGGCCGAGGCGCTTTCACTGGAAGGCTTCGACTGCGAATGGGTCGAGCCCGGCGCGGAAGAAGACGCGGACGGGCCCTACCTCGTCGCCACCCTGCCCGACCAGCTGATCTCGGCAGAGGGCATCTGGATCGGTGAGGAGATCGCCGCGCGCGCCGCCCTTGGCCACGGCTTTGCACCAGACGGCTGGGGCCTGCTGAGCGACTGA
- a CDS encoding CDP-alcohol phosphatidyltransferase family protein: MTVQHRALFVHLFTATGAVFAMLAMLAAVQEQWPIMFLWLVVAFFVDGIDGPLARKYDVKVNAPRFDGVLLDLIIDYLTYVFIPAFALFQSDLLPGWTGWFAIIVITFASAMYFADSRMKTTDNSFQGFPGCWNMLVLVLFAIKPGFWVILLLVTLLAVAMFLPLKFIHPVRTERWRALSLPIALAWTFFAGWAAWVDFHPQSWAHWGLVATSVYLIFAGIAQQVIPPRRS, translated from the coding sequence ATGACAGTCCAGCACCGCGCGCTCTTCGTCCATCTCTTCACCGCCACGGGCGCGGTCTTCGCCATGCTGGCGATGCTTGCCGCCGTGCAGGAACAATGGCCGATCATGTTCCTCTGGCTGGTCGTCGCCTTCTTCGTGGACGGCATCGACGGGCCGCTGGCGCGGAAATACGACGTCAAGGTCAATGCGCCGCGCTTCGACGGGGTGCTTCTGGACCTGATCATCGATTACCTGACCTATGTCTTCATCCCAGCCTTCGCGCTGTTCCAGAGCGATCTTCTGCCGGGTTGGACGGGCTGGTTCGCGATCATCGTGATCACCTTTGCCAGTGCCATGTATTTCGCCGACAGCCGGATGAAGACGACCGACAATTCGTTTCAGGGCTTCCCGGGCTGCTGGAACATGCTGGTGCTGGTGCTCTTCGCCATCAAACCGGGGTTCTGGGTGATCCTGCTGCTGGTCACCCTGCTGGCCGTGGCGATGTTCCTGCCGCTGAAGTTCATCCACCCGGTGCGCACCGAGCGCTGGCGGGCGTTGTCTCTGCCGATTGCCTTGGCCTGGACCTTCTTCGCCGGCTGGGCGGCCTGGGTGGATTTCCACCCCCAGAGTTGGGCACACTGGGGGCTGGTGGCGACCTCGGTCTACCTGATCTTCGCCGGCATCGCGCAGCAGGTCATCCCGCCACGCCGCAGCTGA
- a CDS encoding FMN-binding negative transcriptional regulator — MHPNPTFRKAEAALALQIARERAFGTLVVSAEPVPLLAHVPFLLAEDGASVDLHLVRSNPICRTTGPARLAVTGPDGYVSPDWYGIEDQVPTWNYVAVHLTGRLEALDPAMLPDMLARQSAFFEDRLRPKTPWTMDKMSPEVTARFLRMILPFRLHVEDVQSTVKLGQNKDESVRLAAADRMEEGFGSELGALAALMRRPPA, encoded by the coding sequence GTGCATCCGAACCCGACCTTCCGCAAGGCCGAGGCCGCGCTGGCGCTGCAGATCGCGCGGGAGCGCGCCTTCGGCACGCTCGTGGTCTCCGCCGAGCCAGTGCCGCTGCTGGCGCATGTGCCTTTCCTGCTGGCCGAGGACGGGGCGAGCGTCGATCTGCACCTCGTGCGCTCGAACCCGATTTGCCGCACGACGGGCCCGGCCCGGCTGGCGGTCACGGGTCCGGATGGCTACGTCTCGCCCGACTGGTACGGGATCGAGGATCAGGTGCCGACGTGGAATTATGTGGCCGTCCACCTGACCGGGCGGCTGGAGGCGCTGGACCCGGCCATGCTGCCCGACATGCTGGCGCGTCAGTCGGCGTTCTTCGAGGACCGGCTGCGGCCCAAGACACCGTGGACCATGGACAAGATGAGCCCCGAGGTGACGGCGCGCTTCCTGCGAATGATCCTGCCCTTCCGGCTGCATGTCGAGGACGTGCAGAGCACCGTGAAGCTGGGCCAGAACAAGGACGAAAGCGTGCGTCTGGCTGCGGCGGACCGGATGGAAGAGGGGTTCGGGTCGGAGCTCGGGGCGCTCGCCGCGCTGATGCGCCGGCCGCCGGCCTGA
- a CDS encoding Hint domain-containing protein, translating to MSSIRHGLAGTGSFSMPAAPARVPSPDRPPARAVSFMRKFEVAALLPDLSVTAKQVIAPATPLFEGCASAFARGTLIETLRGAVAIEDLVPGDYIQTATGTEPVTWIGSTTYVPGHAAEATTLTHMTRITTAAFGLGHPPVDTLVGPAARMIVRHPRLRSLLGEEAVLAPVSDYVDGDRYLQVTPAGTVQLYHLMVPRHTIISVGGIEMETYHPGKAIGQGLGQNLRALYLSMFPNLSGLEDFGQTTLTRTAREVIDSLLDA from the coding sequence ATGTCCTCTATCCGTCATGGTCTGGCAGGAACCGGCTCTTTTTCCATGCCCGCCGCTCCGGCGCGGGTGCCGTCTCCTGACCGGCCCCCGGCCCGGGCCGTCTCTTTCATGCGCAAGTTCGAGGTTGCGGCGCTGCTGCCCGACCTCTCTGTCACCGCCAAACAGGTCATCGCCCCGGCGACACCGCTGTTCGAAGGCTGTGCAAGCGCCTTTGCGCGCGGCACCCTGATCGAGACCCTGCGCGGTGCCGTCGCCATCGAGGACCTCGTGCCGGGGGACTACATCCAGACCGCCACTGGCACCGAGCCGGTGACCTGGATCGGATCGACGACCTATGTGCCGGGCCACGCGGCCGAGGCCACCACGCTGACCCACATGACCCGGATCACCACCGCGGCCTTCGGCCTTGGGCATCCGCCGGTGGATACGCTTGTCGGTCCTGCCGCGCGCATGATCGTGCGCCACCCAAGGCTGCGGTCGCTGCTGGGCGAAGAGGCGGTGCTGGCACCGGTTTCCGACTACGTGGACGGCGACCGATACCTGCAGGTAACGCCAGCCGGAACCGTGCAATTGTACCACCTGATGGTGCCCCGGCACACGATCATCTCCGTCGGCGGGATCGAGATGGAAACCTACCACCCCGGCAAGGCGATCGGGCAGGGGCTGGGACAGAACCTGCGCGCGCTCTACCTGTCGATGTTCCCGAACCTCTCCGGTCTCGAGGATTTCGGCCAGACCACGCTGACACGCACCGCACGCGAAGTGATCGACAGCCTGCTCGACGCCTGA
- the trxB gene encoding thioredoxin-disulfide reductase, producing MPETRHTKVLIIGSGPAGYTAGVYASRAMLNPILVQGLEPGGQLTTTTEVENWPGHTEIQGPDLMVQMEAHARAMGTEIIGDIIQKIDFDERPFVAHGDSGTAYTADAIILATGARAKWLGLPSEEAYKGFGVSACATCDGFFYRGKEIVVIGGGNTAVEEALFLTNFASKVTLIHRRDELRAEKILQDRLMKHPKIEPLWFHQLEEVIGEDNPKGVTGVKVKNVKTGELSEIPCAGVFVAIGHAPANELVKDVLETHMGGYVVTKPDSTETSIPGIFAAGDLTDHKYRQAVTSAGMGCMAALEAERWLAEQGIDEGKDETEPLGYGAPVAAGH from the coding sequence ATGCCCGAGACACGACACACCAAGGTTCTGATCATCGGCTCTGGCCCTGCGGGCTACACTGCGGGCGTCTATGCCTCGCGCGCCATGCTGAACCCGATCCTCGTTCAGGGGCTGGAGCCCGGCGGCCAGCTGACCACCACCACCGAGGTCGAGAACTGGCCCGGCCACACCGAGATCCAGGGTCCCGACCTGATGGTCCAGATGGAGGCGCACGCCCGCGCCATGGGCACCGAGATCATCGGCGACATCATCCAGAAGATCGACTTCGACGAGCGGCCCTTCGTGGCCCATGGCGACTCCGGCACGGCCTACACCGCCGACGCGATCATCCTCGCCACCGGCGCCCGGGCCAAATGGCTGGGTCTGCCCTCGGAAGAGGCCTACAAGGGCTTCGGCGTCTCGGCCTGTGCAACCTGTGACGGCTTTTTCTATCGCGGCAAGGAGATCGTCGTGATCGGCGGCGGCAACACCGCCGTCGAAGAGGCACTGTTTCTGACCAACTTCGCCAGCAAGGTGACGCTGATCCACCGCCGCGACGAGTTGCGGGCCGAGAAGATCCTGCAGGATCGCCTGATGAAGCACCCCAAGATCGAGCCGCTCTGGTTCCACCAGCTTGAAGAGGTGATCGGCGAGGACAACCCCAAGGGTGTGACCGGCGTGAAGGTGAAGAACGTCAAGACCGGCGAGCTGTCGGAAATCCCCTGCGCCGGTGTCTTCGTCGCCATCGGCCACGCGCCCGCCAACGAGCTGGTGAAGGACGTGCTGGAAACCCACATGGGCGGCTACGTCGTCACCAAGCCCGATTCGACCGAGACCTCGATCCCCGGCATCTTCGCTGCGGGTGACCTGACCGATCACAAGTACCGGCAGGCGGTGACCTCCGCCGGCATGGGCTGCATGGCGGCGCTGGAAGCGGAACGCTGGCTCGCCGAGCAGGGCATCGACGAGGGCAAGGACGAGACGGAGCCGCTGGGATACGGCGCCCCCGTCGCCGCCGGTCACTGA
- a CDS encoding PAS domain-containing protein has product MTEHTPRFEADSAHASSEAQFHLSELLYSRTDDRGVIKTGNTMFQRVAGFEWEDLIGAPHKIIRHPDMPKAVFQLLWDRIKAGKPTGAYVKNRCKSGRYYWVLALVSPAEGGFISTRLKPSSPLFESVRDIYQAALAREAGGALSPADSAEALLADIRSAGYANYETFQSHALATEFEARARQLGRALDPFQKRFLDMAKAIAQVQVETSEMTEAFKAIRTVPMNMRIIASRLENAGGPISAISVNYSQMLEEMSTWVKTFVDGEACVFARIRDAIFTGQFLGFASAIEEEMIEVFGNEIRNVPDSYPPTVAAAREVEEVEAHRRQFMDQTAASLTAVEAEAKRFARSVLDMKRYVTGLSSTRMMCKIESAALSESGTALVGIVEQLDACQNEIEQRLARVVELNSVIQGNTSMLRSLH; this is encoded by the coding sequence ATGACAGAGCATACACCCCGATTCGAAGCGGACAGCGCTCATGCCTCGTCCGAGGCGCAGTTCCACCTGTCGGAACTGCTCTATTCGCGCACCGATGACCGGGGGGTGATAAAGACCGGCAACACGATGTTCCAGCGTGTCGCGGGCTTCGAATGGGAGGATCTGATCGGCGCCCCGCACAAGATCATCCGTCATCCGGACATGCCCAAGGCCGTGTTTCAGCTGCTCTGGGATCGGATCAAGGCAGGCAAGCCGACTGGGGCCTACGTCAAGAACCGCTGCAAGAGCGGGCGGTATTACTGGGTTCTGGCCCTGGTCTCTCCGGCGGAAGGCGGGTTTATTTCGACCCGGCTGAAACCGTCGTCGCCACTTTTCGAGTCCGTGCGCGACATCTATCAGGCCGCGCTGGCGCGCGAAGCGGGCGGCGCCCTGTCCCCCGCCGACAGCGCCGAGGCCTTGCTGGCCGACATCCGGTCGGCAGGCTACGCCAATTACGAGACATTCCAGAGCCACGCGCTTGCGACAGAGTTCGAGGCGCGGGCCCGGCAGCTGGGTCGGGCGCTTGACCCGTTCCAGAAGCGGTTCCTCGACATGGCGAAGGCCATCGCGCAGGTGCAGGTTGAAACCTCTGAAATGACAGAGGCGTTCAAGGCAATCCGCACGGTGCCGATGAACATGCGCATCATCGCCTCGCGGCTGGAAAATGCGGGCGGTCCGATCAGCGCCATCTCTGTGAATTACAGTCAGATGCTGGAGGAGATGTCGACATGGGTGAAGACCTTCGTTGATGGCGAGGCCTGTGTCTTTGCCCGTATCCGCGATGCGATCTTCACCGGGCAGTTTCTGGGCTTCGCCTCGGCGATAGAGGAGGAGATGATCGAGGTCTTCGGCAACGAGATCCGCAACGTGCCCGACTCCTATCCGCCAACGGTGGCCGCCGCGCGCGAGGTCGAGGAGGTCGAAGCGCACCGCCGGCAATTCATGGATCAGACCGCCGCTTCTCTCACCGCGGTCGAGGCGGAGGCAAAGCGTTTTGCCCGTTCGGTGCTGGACATGAAACGCTATGTGACCGGCCTCAGCTCGACCCGGATGATGTGCAAGATCGAAAGTGCCGCGCTGTCGGAATCCGGAACCGCCCTCGTCGGCATCGTGGAGCAGCTCGACGCCTGTCAGAACGAAATCGAACAGCGCCTTGCCCGGGTGGTGGAGCTCAACTCTGTCATTCAGGGCAACACGTCGATGCTGCGGTCGCTGCATTAG
- the pgeF gene encoding peptidoglycan editing factor PgeF has product MTLEILSHSALLPFRHGFFTRRGGASSGIFAGLNCGPGSSDQAEIVSINRTRVAEAMGVAPGALSSVHQVHSADVVTLTEPLSGKPKADAMVTATPGLALAVLTADCQPVLFADAGAQVIGAAHAGWRGARDGVLEATVEAMVALGATRGSIRAVIGPSISQRAYEVGPEFLEDFMVEDPDNSRFFAGGEGDRMLFDLPAYGLAKLRAAGVEAEWTRHCTYADEDRFYSYRRSTHRKEADYGRLISAIRI; this is encoded by the coding sequence ATGACCCTTGAGATCCTTTCCCACAGCGCCCTTCTGCCGTTCCGACACGGGTTTTTCACCCGGCGCGGGGGGGCGTCTTCGGGCATCTTCGCGGGGCTGAACTGCGGGCCCGGCTCGTCGGATCAGGCCGAGATCGTCAGCATCAACCGCACCCGCGTGGCCGAGGCCATGGGCGTCGCCCCGGGCGCGCTGAGCTCTGTCCACCAGGTGCATTCCGCGGATGTGGTGACCCTGACGGAACCGCTGTCCGGCAAGCCGAAGGCCGATGCCATGGTGACGGCGACGCCGGGTCTGGCGCTGGCGGTGCTGACGGCGGATTGCCAGCCGGTGCTTTTCGCGGATGCCGGGGCGCAGGTGATCGGGGCCGCCCATGCGGGCTGGCGCGGGGCGCGGGACGGCGTATTGGAGGCAACGGTCGAGGCGATGGTCGCGCTTGGCGCCACGCGCGGATCGATTCGCGCGGTCATCGGCCCTTCCATCAGCCAGCGGGCCTATGAGGTCGGCCCAGAATTCCTCGAGGATTTCATGGTCGAGGACCCGGACAACAGCCGCTTCTTCGCCGGGGGTGAAGGCGACCGGATGCTCTTCGACCTGCCCGCCTACGGGCTGGCAAAGCTGCGCGCCGCCGGGGTCGAGGCGGAATGGACACGCCACTGCACCTACGCGGACGAGGATCGCTTCTATTCCTACAGGCGCAGCACCCACCGCAAAGAGGCGGACTATGGACGGCTGATCTCTGCCATCCGGATCTGA
- a CDS encoding accessory factor UbiK family protein yields the protein MQTRNKVFDDISQLMTNAMGVAQGARQEAETAMSSMIDRWLADRDFVTREEFDAVRGMAQKAREENEALKARLAALEAKLNG from the coding sequence ATGCAGACCCGCAACAAGGTGTTCGACGACATCTCGCAGCTTATGACCAACGCGATGGGCGTGGCGCAGGGCGCCCGGCAAGAGGCCGAGACCGCCATGAGTTCGATGATCGACCGCTGGCTGGCTGATCGCGACTTTGTGACCCGCGAGGAATTCGACGCGGTGCGCGGCATGGCCCAGAAGGCCCGCGAAGAGAACGAGGCGCTGAAGGCGCGGCTCGCCGCGCTCGAGGCGAAGCTGAACGGCTGA
- a CDS encoding Lrp/AsnC family transcriptional regulator: MPSHRLDPIDRKILAELQTDGRMTNVELARRVGISAPPCLRRVRVLEEQGFIKGYHADVDIRELGFEVQVFVMVGLQSQAEADLSAFERRCVDWSLVRECHMLNGEVDFILKCVAPDLSTFQSFLTGQLLTAPNVASVKTSLVIRVAKDDPGVPFDVLEDRLNRSA, encoded by the coding sequence ATGCCGTCGCACAGGCTTGATCCGATTGACCGCAAGATCCTGGCAGAGCTTCAGACCGACGGCAGGATGACCAACGTTGAACTCGCCCGCCGCGTCGGCATCTCTGCACCACCCTGCCTGCGCCGCGTCCGGGTTCTGGAAGAGCAGGGCTTCATCAAGGGCTACCATGCCGACGTCGACATCCGCGAACTGGGTTTCGAAGTGCAGGTCTTTGTCATGGTGGGCCTGCAAAGCCAGGCCGAGGCAGACCTGAGCGCCTTCGAACGGCGCTGTGTCGACTGGTCGCTGGTGCGCGAGTGCCACATGCTGAACGGCGAGGTGGATTTCATCCTGAAATGCGTGGCGCCGGACCTGTCGACCTTCCAGAGCTTCCTGACCGGGCAGCTTCTGACCGCGCCCAACGTGGCCAGCGTGAAGACAAGCCTCGTGATCCGGGTGGCGAAGGACGATCCCGGCGTGCCTTTCGATGTGCTTGAGGATCGGCTGAACCGCTCCGCCTGA